One Gemella haemolysans ATCC 10379 DNA segment encodes these proteins:
- a CDS encoding PTS sugar transporter subunit IIA codes for MGFLSKLFGKKEEQVQELVLNSYMKGKVVDITEVPDPVFAQKMMGDGFAIIPEEGKLVSPVAGEIIQVFPTKHAFGIKSGEVEILIHVGLETVAMKGEGFDVAVSAGDRVEVGQTLLTYDLELVKEKAKDIITPCVVTNMDAVANIEVLKLNETVDFLQEVAKVKLK; via the coding sequence ATGGGATTTTTATCTAAATTATTCGGAAAAAAAGAAGAACAAGTACAAGAGTTAGTATTAAACTCATACATGAAAGGTAAAGTGGTAGATATTACTGAAGTACCCGATCCAGTATTTGCTCAAAAAATGATGGGAGATGGATTTGCAATTATTCCTGAAGAAGGTAAATTAGTATCTCCAGTAGCAGGAGAAATTATCCAAGTATTCCCAACAAAACATGCTTTTGGTATTAAATCAGGAGAAGTAGAAATTCTTATCCACGTTGGATTAGAAACAGTTGCTATGAAAGGTGAAGGTTTCGATGTAGCTGTTTCTGCTGGAGATAGAGTTGAAGTAGGTCAAACTTTATTAACTTATGATTTAGAATTAGTTAAAGAAAAAGCTAAAGATATTATTACTCCTTGTGTTGTTACTAACATGGATGCAGTAGCTAACATTGAAGTATTAAAATTAAATGAAACTGTTGATTTCTTACAAGAAGTAGCAAAAGTAAAACTTAAATAG
- the ftsY gene encoding signal recognition particle-docking protein FtsY, with amino-acid sequence MASFFEKLKEKFSAKEELNEELISLDEYEEFVESQFVTEKFKKGLKKSRDNFSNALNNLISSYREINEEFFEDLEELLIQSDVSYNTVLELVDYLKVESQRQNLKEPSELQSMIIEKLVDVYMEGTVKSELNYAPEKELSVFLFVGVNGVGKTTSIGKLAHNLKKEGKKVLIAAGDTFRAGAIDQLDVWAKRSGADIVKSHEGADSAAIIFDAIQSAKAKGYDVLLCDTAGRLQNKDHLMKELEKIVRVIKKEVPEGPHEVLLTIDATTGQNGILQAKTFKEVSDVTGVILTKLDGTAKGGIVIAIKKELGIPVKLVGLGENIDDLEVFDPEQYIYGLFYQDNTEQKEEQAEE; translated from the coding sequence ATGGCAAGCTTTTTTGAAAAATTAAAAGAAAAATTTTCTGCTAAGGAAGAATTAAATGAAGAACTGATTTCACTTGATGAATATGAAGAATTTGTCGAGAGTCAGTTTGTAACTGAAAAATTTAAAAAAGGTCTTAAGAAATCACGTGATAATTTCTCTAATGCACTTAATAATTTAATTAGCTCATATAGAGAAATTAATGAGGAGTTTTTTGAGGATTTAGAAGAACTGTTAATTCAATCGGATGTTAGTTATAACACTGTACTAGAATTAGTTGATTACTTAAAAGTTGAATCACAAAGACAAAATTTAAAAGAACCAAGTGAACTACAAAGTATGATTATTGAAAAACTTGTTGATGTTTACATGGAAGGTACTGTAAAATCTGAATTAAACTATGCGCCAGAAAAAGAACTTTCTGTATTTCTATTTGTAGGGGTTAATGGAGTTGGTAAGACTACTTCTATTGGTAAACTAGCTCATAATCTTAAAAAAGAAGGAAAAAAAGTACTTATAGCTGCTGGAGATACATTCAGAGCAGGTGCAATTGATCAGCTTGATGTATGGGCTAAACGTAGTGGTGCAGATATAGTTAAATCACATGAAGGAGCTGATTCAGCCGCGATAATCTTTGATGCGATTCAATCTGCCAAAGCAAAAGGTTACGATGTATTATTATGTGATACAGCAGGTCGTTTACAAAATAAAGATCATTTAATGAAAGAACTTGAAAAAATTGTTCGTGTAATTAAGAAGGAAGTACCGGAAGGTCCTCATGAAGTGTTATTAACAATAGATGCAACAACAGGCCAAAATGGAATTCTTCAGGCTAAAACATTCAAAGAAGTTAGTGATGTTACAGGTGTAATCCTTACTAAACTTGATGGAACTGCTAAAGGTGGTATTGTTATAGCTATTAAGAAAGAATTAGGAATCCCAGTTAAACTTGTTGGATTAGGAGAAAATATTGATGATTTAGAAGTGTTCGATCCTGAACAGTATATTTATGGATTATTCTATCAAGATAATACTGAACAAAAAGAAGAACAAGCAGAAGAATAA